Proteins encoded by one window of Macaca mulatta isolate MMU2019108-1 chromosome 10, T2T-MMU8v2.0, whole genome shotgun sequence:
- the SAMD10 gene encoding sterile alpha motif domain-containing protein 10 isoform X3 gives MFTELRSKLSPPRGRAGAVRAGFGERRDVDATAHFSFCQTLLEHTVSAESIPCHLPGTPGTSLTWHDSRSQRAASSRPIKLLQQPGTETPQGRLYSDHYGMYHTSPSLGGLTRPVVLWSQQDVCKWLKKHCPHNYLVYVEAFSQHAITGRALLRLNAEKLQRMGLAQEAQRQEVLQQVLRLQVREEGRSLQLLSQASFGKMS, from the exons ATGTTCACCGAGCTGAGGTCCAAGCTGAGCCCCCCGCGTGGCCGCGCCGGGGCCGTGCGCGCGGGCTTCGGGGAGCGCCGGGATGTGGACG ccacTGCCCACTTCAGCTTCTGCCAGACCCTCCTGGAGCACACGGTGTCAGCTGAGAGCATCCCCTGCCACTTGCCTGGGACACCTGGCACCAGTCTCACATGGCATGACTCCCGCAGCCAGAGGGCGGCCAGCAGCAGGCCAATCAAGCTCCTGCAGCAGCCCGGCACAGAGACCCCCCAG GGCCGGCTGTACTCTGATCACTATGGCATGTACCACACAAGCCCCTCGCTGGGCGGCCTGACCCGGCCCGTGGTCCTGTGGAGTCAGCAGGATGTCTGCAAGTGGCTCAAGAAGCACTGTCCCCACAACTACCTCGTCTACGTGGAGGCCTTCTCCCAGCATGCCATCACCG gcCGGGCACTGCTGCGGCTGAATGCGGAGAAGCTGCAGCGGATGGGGCTGGCCCAGGAGGCCCAGAGGCAGGAGGTGCTGCAGCAGGTGCTCCGCCTGCAGGTGCGTGAGGAGGGGCGGAGCCTGCAGCTGCTCAGCCAAG CTTCCTTTGGGAAAATGTCCTAG
- the SAMD10 gene encoding sterile alpha motif domain-containing protein 10 isoform X2, giving the protein MWTALFTCRHHTEPSFIHSFTMNVGCPCVTDVDQDTCLPRLSFCQTLLEHTVSAESIPCHLPGTPGTSLTWHDSRSQRAASSRPIKLLQQPGTETPQGRLYSDHYGMYHTSPSLGGLTRPVVLWSQQDVCKWLKKHCPHNYLVYVEAFSQHAITGRALLRLNAEKLQRMGLAQEAQRQEVLQQVLRLQVREEGRSLQLLSQASFGKMS; this is encoded by the exons ATGTGGACG GCTCTGTTCACTTGCAGACACCATACAgagccttcattcattcattcattcacaatgAACGTGGGGTGCCCCTGTGTAACAGACGTGGATCAAGACACCTGCCTCCCGAGACTCAG CTTCTGCCAGACCCTCCTGGAGCACACGGTGTCAGCTGAGAGCATCCCCTGCCACTTGCCTGGGACACCTGGCACCAGTCTCACATGGCATGACTCCCGCAGCCAGAGGGCGGCCAGCAGCAGGCCAATCAAGCTCCTGCAGCAGCCCGGCACAGAGACCCCCCAG GGCCGGCTGTACTCTGATCACTATGGCATGTACCACACAAGCCCCTCGCTGGGCGGCCTGACCCGGCCCGTGGTCCTGTGGAGTCAGCAGGATGTCTGCAAGTGGCTCAAGAAGCACTGTCCCCACAACTACCTCGTCTACGTGGAGGCCTTCTCCCAGCATGCCATCACCG gcCGGGCACTGCTGCGGCTGAATGCGGAGAAGCTGCAGCGGATGGGGCTGGCCCAGGAGGCCCAGAGGCAGGAGGTGCTGCAGCAGGTGCTCCGCCTGCAGGTGCGTGAGGAGGGGCGGAGCCTGCAGCTGCTCAGCCAAG CTTCCTTTGGGAAAATGTCCTAG